In Nostoc sp. CENA543, a single genomic region encodes these proteins:
- the gyrA gene encoding DNA gyrase subunit A, translated as MTTSQERIIPTDLRNEMSRSYLEYAMSVIVGRALPDARDGLKPVHRRILYAMHELGLTHDRPFRKCARVVGEVLGKYHPHGDTAVYDALVRMAQDFSMRSPLINGHGNFGSVDNDPPAAMRYTECRLQALTSAALLQDIESDTVDFIDNFDGSQQEPTVLPSRIPQLLLNGSSGIAVGMATNIPPHNLGELIDGLVALIHNPEITDLQLMQHIPGPDFPTGGQILGTSAIKEAFTTGRGSITMRGVANIETIEQRGRPDREAIIITELPYQTNKAALIEKIAELVNDKRIDGIADIRDESDRDGMRIVIELKRDAYPRVVLNNLYKQTPLQANFGANMLALVNGEPQILTLKQFLNVFLDFRIEAITKRTRYELRKAEERDHILQGLLIALAQLDAIINLIRHAPDAPTAKGELITTYGLSEVQADAILQMQLRRLTALEADKIRQEHEDLQTQIADLQDILARRERILEIIETEVTQIKTSFATPRRTVITHAEGEIDERDLIANEKALILVTEQGYIKRMPVNTFEAQSRATRGKAAAKVKDDDTVEHFLTCCDHDSVLFFSDRGVVYCLKAYQIPVGSRTSRGTPIVQLLPIPKEEKITSIVPVDEFTSEEYLVMLTKGGNIKKTELAAFSNIRANGLIAISLEEGDQLRWVRRARVEDSVLVGSRHGMAIHFRCNHEQLRPLGRATRGVKSMKLKPGDELVGMDILPAAILDTLNTEEVDTEELETEELETTEETTEVTGNASVGPWVLVITTGGYGKRVPVAQFRLQNRAGQGLMATKFKNRKTKDQLATLGIVNNDNEIMMVTSRGIIIRQAVNAISIQSRSATGVRVQRLDEDDAITGVAIVPPDTADTAETEEAE; from the coding sequence ATGACAACCTCACAGGAGAGGATTATCCCGACGGATCTGCGGAATGAAATGTCCCGGTCTTATCTGGAATACGCCATGAGTGTCATTGTGGGCAGGGCGTTACCAGATGCCAGGGATGGTCTAAAACCTGTGCATCGTCGCATCCTCTATGCCATGCACGAGTTAGGGCTAACCCACGATCGCCCCTTTCGGAAATGCGCCCGTGTCGTCGGGGAAGTATTGGGTAAATACCACCCCCACGGCGATACCGCAGTATATGATGCCTTGGTGCGGATGGCGCAGGATTTTTCCATGCGATCGCCCTTAATTAACGGTCATGGTAACTTCGGTTCGGTGGATAACGACCCACCGGCGGCGATGCGTTATACAGAGTGCCGTCTGCAAGCATTAACTAGTGCTGCCCTACTGCAAGACATCGAATCAGACACCGTCGATTTTATTGATAACTTCGATGGTTCGCAGCAAGAACCGACAGTCTTACCTTCCCGTATTCCCCAACTACTTTTAAATGGTTCTTCGGGAATTGCGGTAGGGATGGCGACGAACATTCCCCCCCACAACTTAGGCGAACTCATCGATGGTTTGGTGGCGTTGATTCACAACCCCGAAATCACCGATTTGCAGTTAATGCAGCATATTCCTGGGCCAGACTTCCCCACGGGCGGACAAATTCTCGGCACATCGGCAATTAAAGAAGCCTTCACGACAGGCCGGGGTTCAATTACCATGCGTGGTGTCGCCAACATCGAAACCATTGAACAGCGAGGCCGCCCCGACAGAGAAGCCATCATCATCACCGAATTACCCTATCAAACCAACAAAGCGGCATTAATTGAAAAAATCGCCGAATTGGTGAACGACAAGCGGATTGATGGCATTGCAGATATCAGAGACGAAAGCGATCGCGACGGGATGCGAATCGTCATCGAACTCAAGCGCGATGCTTACCCCCGCGTCGTTTTAAATAACCTCTATAAGCAAACACCACTGCAAGCCAACTTTGGTGCCAATATGTTGGCCTTAGTCAATGGTGAACCGCAAATTCTCACCCTCAAGCAATTCCTCAACGTCTTCCTAGATTTTCGCATCGAAGCGATTACCAAACGCACCCGTTACGAATTGCGAAAAGCGGAAGAACGCGACCACATCTTACAAGGCTTACTAATTGCCCTAGCCCAGTTAGATGCCATTATCAACTTAATTCGTCATGCCCCCGATGCACCCACAGCTAAAGGTGAGTTAATTACCACCTACGGACTATCGGAAGTGCAAGCCGATGCGATTTTGCAAATGCAGCTACGGCGATTAACAGCCCTAGAAGCCGACAAAATCCGTCAAGAACACGAAGATTTACAAACCCAAATCGCGGATTTGCAGGATATTTTGGCACGGCGGGAACGGATTTTAGAAATCATTGAAACCGAAGTTACCCAAATTAAAACCAGCTTTGCCACACCCCGACGCACAGTCATCACCCACGCCGAAGGGGAAATTGATGAACGGGACTTAATCGCCAACGAAAAAGCCTTAATTTTAGTCACCGAACAAGGCTATATCAAACGGATGCCCGTCAACACCTTTGAAGCCCAAAGCCGCGCCACCAGAGGCAAAGCCGCCGCCAAGGTGAAAGACGATGATACAGTAGAACATTTCTTGACTTGCTGCGACCACGATAGCGTTTTATTCTTTAGCGATCGCGGTGTCGTCTACTGTCTCAAAGCCTATCAAATCCCCGTGGGTTCTCGCACCAGTCGCGGTACACCCATTGTGCAATTACTCCCCATCCCCAAGGAAGAAAAAATCACCTCAATTGTCCCTGTCGATGAGTTTACTAGCGAAGAATATCTAGTCATGCTCACCAAAGGTGGCAACATTAAGAAAACAGAACTAGCAGCCTTTAGTAACATTCGCGCCAATGGTTTAATCGCCATTTCCTTAGAAGAAGGGGATCAACTGCGTTGGGTACGTCGCGCCAGAGTCGAGGATAGCGTGCTTGTGGGTTCTCGCCACGGGATGGCAATTCACTTTCGATGTAATCATGAACAATTGCGTCCTTTGGGCAGGGCTACCCGTGGAGTGAAGTCCATGAAACTCAAACCAGGGGATGAACTCGTCGGGATGGATATTTTACCAGCCGCCATTCTGGACACTTTAAATACAGAGGAAGTAGATACCGAAGAACTCGAAACCGAAGAATTGGAAACCACCGAAGAAACCACCGAAGTTACAGGTAACGCCAGTGTCGGCCCTTGGGTATTAGTCATCACAACTGGAGGCTACGGAAAACGCGTCCCCGTTGCCCAATTCCGCCTGCAAAACCGTGCCGGTCAAGGTTTGATGGCGACTAAATTTAAAAACCGCAAAACCAAAGACCAATTAGCCACCCTGGGTATAGTCAACAACGACAACGAAATCATGATGGTGACAAGTCGCGGCATTATCATTCGGCAAGCGGTGAACGCCATTTCTATCCAATCCCGTTCGGCCACTGGGGTAAGAGTGCAACGCCTCGATGAAGACGATGCCATTACCGGAGTAGCAATTGTGCCTCCTGACACAGCTGATACAGCCGAAACAGAAGAGGCGGAATGA
- a CDS encoding diflavin flavoprotein — protein sequence MVAMSTTGNANTENVQHRLTVQTVEIAPNTTAIRCLDWDRDRFDIEFGLQNGTTYNSYLIRGEQTVLIDTSHQKFRQLYLDTLKSLINPKAIDYIIVSHTEPDHSGLVEDVLQLAPRATVLASKIALQFLEGLVHDPFSKRIVKSGDRIDIGKGHEIEFVSAPNLHWPDTIFSYDRKTQVIYTCDAFGMHFCDDRTFDEDLEAIEADFRFYYDCLMGPNARSLLNAMKRMGELGKINIIANGHGPLLYHHLDVLTECYHSWSQRQAKAETTVGLFYASDYGYSDRLGQAISEGIQKTGVGVEFIDLSTAEIQEIQELAGRAAGLIIGMPPTTSVAAQAAISSLLSVIKDKQVVGLFECFGGDDEPVDTLRRKFIDLGVKEAFPAIRIKDVPSPSTYQMCTEAGTDLGQFLTRERNIKQIKALDVNMEKALGRISNGLYIVTTKKGDVSSAMLASWVAQASLQPLGFTIAVAKDRAIDALMQVGDRFVLNVLEEGNYQELKKQFLKRLLPGADRFAGVKTQTAKNGSPILTDALAYMECEVQSSIECSDHWILYCTVQDGRVSKPDGLTAVRHRKVGNYY from the coding sequence ATGGTAGCGATGTCTACGACCGGCAACGCCAACACAGAAAATGTTCAGCATCGGCTAACTGTCCAAACTGTAGAAATTGCCCCCAATACTACGGCGATTCGCTGTCTAGACTGGGATCGCGATCGCTTCGATATCGAATTCGGACTGCAAAACGGTACGACTTATAATTCATATCTGATTAGGGGCGAACAAACAGTTTTAATCGATACTTCACACCAGAAGTTTCGTCAATTGTATTTAGATACTCTCAAAAGTCTCATTAACCCCAAGGCTATTGATTACATTATTGTCAGTCATACAGAACCCGACCATAGCGGCTTGGTGGAGGATGTGCTGCAATTAGCACCAAGGGCGACTGTTTTAGCTTCTAAAATTGCCTTGCAATTTTTAGAAGGTTTAGTACATGATCCATTTTCTAAGCGCATCGTTAAAAGTGGCGATCGCATCGATATCGGTAAAGGTCACGAAATCGAATTCGTCAGTGCGCCGAATTTGCATTGGCCAGATACAATCTTTAGTTATGACCGGAAAACTCAAGTAATCTATACTTGTGATGCTTTTGGGATGCACTTCTGCGACGATCGCACCTTCGATGAAGATTTAGAAGCGATTGAAGCCGATTTTAGATTTTATTATGATTGTCTCATGGGGCCAAACGCTCGTTCCCTATTAAACGCGATGAAGCGGATGGGTGAACTGGGCAAGATTAATATTATCGCCAATGGTCACGGGCCGCTGTTATATCATCACCTCGATGTCTTAACTGAGTGTTACCACAGTTGGAGTCAAAGACAAGCCAAAGCCGAAACCACCGTTGGTTTGTTCTATGCTTCCGATTATGGGTATAGCGATCGCCTTGGTCAAGCGATTTCTGAAGGTATCCAAAAAACTGGGGTAGGAGTAGAATTTATAGACCTCAGCACCGCCGAAATCCAAGAAATTCAAGAATTAGCAGGGAGAGCAGCTGGTTTAATTATTGGTATGCCGCCTACAACTTCCGTAGCAGCGCAAGCAGCCATCAGTTCTCTATTATCTGTAATTAAAGATAAGCAGGTAGTCGGCTTATTTGAGTGCTTCGGTGGTGACGACGAACCCGTTGATACACTGCGACGGAAATTTATCGACTTGGGGGTCAAAGAAGCCTTTCCAGCTATTCGCATTAAAGATGTTCCTAGTCCTTCCACCTACCAAATGTGTACCGAAGCTGGTACAGATTTAGGGCAATTCCTCACACGGGAACGGAACATCAAGCAAATCAAAGCCCTCGATGTCAACATGGAAAAGGCATTGGGGCGGATTAGCAACGGCTTATATATTGTCACAACCAAAAAAGGTGATGTCAGCAGTGCCATGTTAGCCTCCTGGGTAGCACAAGCCAGCCTGCAACCTTTAGGATTTACCATTGCTGTCGCCAAAGACCGCGCCATTGATGCTTTGATGCAAGTAGGCGATCGCTTCGTCCTCAATGTCTTAGAAGAAGGCAACTATCAAGAACTCAAAAAACAATTCCTCAAGCGTTTATTGCCCGGTGCTGACCGCTTCGCCGGCGTGAAAACCCAAACCGCCAAAAACGGCTCACCCATCCTGACAGATGCTTTAGCATACATGGAATGCGAAGTCCAAAGCAGCATAGAATGCAGCGACCACTGGATACTATACTGCACCGTCCAAGATGGTCGAGTTTCCAAACCCGATGGACTAACCGCCGTGCGTCACCGGAAGGTGGGCAATTATTACTAA
- a CDS encoding chloride channel protein has protein sequence MFPNNRDRPRRDEVHRHEQNQRWKFLQLFGLVQRNPLVISRWVLRWVVVGTVCGLFAGLYWNVLELIIHQLHRFEGWSLLIVMPLAGLIIGLVIHFLGNPGEIAVIVDNIHFRGGRLDMRKNPSMILASLLSIAAGGSAGPEAPLVQVTGSFGTWVGDRLRLQGEDLRSMSLAAMAAGFTALFGAPLGGAMFALEILHHQHIVEYYEALMPAIVSSCASYLVFAVITRLGVAPTWHFPQYRLENIDDFALAILFGIIGAVAGWMFIAIFRGCDQIFAKIPGPVYVRTTLAGLGLGSLGVLLPLTRYFGHEELASVLDTNFTAVFLLTLALGKMAAISMTVTGGWRGGFIIPLFFTGACIGKAIAIFIPGLNPALAMICTMAAINAAVTRTPISTTLLLSKLTNFSPFTPILFASLIGFFLAPKVPLISAQLKTQQTFEEIQN, from the coding sequence GTGTTCCCAAATAATCGCGATCGCCCACGACGGGACGAAGTCCATCGCCATGAGCAAAACCAACGCTGGAAGTTTCTGCAACTGTTTGGACTAGTTCAGCGTAATCCACTAGTCATTTCACGCTGGGTTTTACGTTGGGTGGTAGTAGGGACTGTTTGTGGTTTATTTGCGGGGTTGTATTGGAATGTTCTGGAACTGATAATTCACCAGCTACACAGGTTTGAGGGTTGGAGTCTCCTGATTGTGATGCCCTTAGCGGGGTTAATTATTGGCTTGGTCATTCATTTTTTAGGGAATCCGGGCGAAATTGCCGTGATTGTCGATAATATTCACTTTCGTGGCGGACGCTTGGATATGCGGAAAAATCCGTCGATGATTCTCGCTTCTTTGCTGAGTATCGCCGCCGGTGGTAGTGCAGGGCCAGAAGCACCACTAGTACAAGTTACAGGTTCGTTTGGGACTTGGGTAGGCGATCGCTTACGACTCCAGGGTGAAGACTTGAGATCCATGAGTTTAGCAGCAATGGCGGCTGGCTTTACGGCTTTGTTTGGCGCACCTTTGGGCGGGGCGATGTTTGCCTTAGAGATTCTCCACCATCAACATATTGTGGAATACTATGAAGCTTTGATGCCAGCGATCGTGTCGAGTTGTGCCAGTTATCTGGTGTTTGCTGTTATTACTCGTTTGGGAGTTGCACCCACTTGGCATTTTCCCCAGTACCGCTTAGAAAATATCGATGATTTTGCTTTAGCTATCCTGTTTGGGATCATCGGTGCAGTTGCAGGCTGGATGTTTATCGCGATTTTTCGGGGTTGCGACCAAATTTTTGCCAAAATTCCTGGGCCAGTTTATGTACGTACCACTTTAGCGGGATTGGGTTTAGGCAGTTTAGGCGTATTATTACCTTTGACTCGTTATTTTGGGCATGAAGAATTAGCATCTGTCCTCGATACTAACTTTACTGCTGTTTTTCTCTTGACCTTAGCCTTGGGTAAAATGGCAGCGATTAGTATGACAGTCACCGGTGGCTGGCGTGGTGGCTTTATTATTCCCTTATTTTTCACGGGTGCTTGTATTGGGAAAGCGATCGCTATCTTCATTCCTGGACTGAATCCCGCACTGGCAATGATTTGTACAATGGCAGCGATTAATGCGGCCGTCACACGCACACCAATCAGTACAACTTTATTGTTATCAAAATTGACGAATTTTAGCCCTTTTACGCCAATTCTTTTTGCTAGTTTAATTGGTTTCTTTCTTGCTCCAAAAGTTCCGTTAATATCTGCCCAACTCAAGACACAACAAACCTTTGAGGAAATACAAAATTAA
- the lnt gene encoding apolipoprotein N-acyltransferase: MKLKVKSQRTKAIFPFVLYLLLALGSGVVMGLTVAPVGAWFMAWVALAPLWAIVARGQGAGGRGEDVFLPCSSAPLLPFLLMPLLWGVGYHGVALFWITGIHPMDWLGVPWWPSLAITVFCWSFISFWGGLFLVIWAGVLSWLKLSSSLLRVLVGTALWCALESLWSAGPLWWSSLAYTQSPHNLVILHLGQLSGPNTITAAIVAINGLIAEAWLSYQQARNKFDRSDNRDKNYTPTPPHPYTPTPLKHLAIATTLLISLHLLGLFLYTRPIAQPPNAALKVGIVQGNIPNKIKLLPEGVQRAIQGYTEGYLTLVNQGVDAVLTPEGAMPFFDKNLAMTPLVAAIQEKGVIAWVGAFGSQGRSYTNSLFTVNSQGELISRYDKSKLVPLGEYIPFEEVLGALIQRLSPLDEHQVHGSSNQIFDTPLGRAIVGICYESAFPEVFRRQAAAGGEFILSSSNDAHYSAAMPFQHHAQDIMRAIETDRWSARATNTGYSAFVSPHGKTLWISGYNTYATHAATIYKRQTKTLYVRWGDWLTPLLLGLGIISKLLNTQLRR, from the coding sequence ATGAAGTTAAAAGTTAAAAGTCAAAGGACAAAAGCCATTTTCCCTTTTGTCCTCTACCTTTTACTCGCCCTTGGTAGTGGGGTGGTGATGGGGCTAACCGTCGCCCCCGTAGGCGCATGGTTCATGGCGTGGGTAGCCCTAGCCCCCCTGTGGGCAATAGTGGCAAGGGGGCAGGGGGCAGGGGGCAGGGGGGAGGATGTTTTTCTCCCCTGCTCCTCTGCTCCCCTGCTCCCCTTCCTTCTTATGCCTTTACTCTGGGGTGTTGGTTATCATGGTGTGGCTTTATTCTGGATTACCGGTATTCATCCGATGGATTGGTTGGGTGTGCCTTGGTGGCCGAGTCTCGCTATCACCGTTTTTTGCTGGTCATTTATTAGCTTCTGGGGGGGACTATTTCTGGTAATTTGGGCGGGTGTATTATCCTGGCTCAAATTGTCATCATCTTTACTACGGGTTTTAGTAGGTACAGCCCTTTGGTGCGCCCTAGAAAGCCTGTGGAGTGCGGGGCCTTTGTGGTGGAGTTCTCTAGCTTACACTCAAAGTCCGCATAATCTGGTAATTTTACACCTAGGACAACTATCAGGGCCAAACACCATCACAGCCGCGATTGTTGCCATCAATGGCTTAATTGCCGAAGCCTGGCTTAGTTACCAGCAAGCAAGAAACAAATTTGACAGATCAGACAATAGAGATAAAAACTACACCCCTACACCCCCACACCCTTACACCCCTACACCCTTAAAACATTTAGCGATCGCCACAACTTTACTAATATCCCTCCACCTGCTAGGCTTATTTTTATACACTCGCCCCATCGCCCAACCCCCAAACGCTGCTTTGAAAGTCGGGATTGTTCAGGGCAATATTCCCAATAAAATTAAGCTGCTTCCCGAAGGAGTACAACGCGCCATTCAGGGTTACACAGAAGGGTATTTAACATTAGTCAATCAAGGTGTAGATGCTGTTTTAACTCCAGAAGGGGCGATGCCTTTTTTTGACAAAAATTTGGCGATGACTCCCTTAGTTGCAGCTATTCAAGAAAAGGGTGTGATTGCTTGGGTAGGGGCGTTTGGTAGTCAAGGACGCAGTTACACCAACAGTTTATTTACAGTTAATAGCCAAGGTGAACTGATTAGCCGCTACGATAAATCTAAATTAGTACCCCTGGGCGAATATATTCCCTTTGAGGAAGTTTTGGGTGCTTTGATTCAACGCTTATCACCCTTAGATGAACATCAAGTACATGGTTCATCGAATCAGATTTTCGACACTCCCTTGGGACGGGCAATTGTGGGGATTTGCTACGAATCAGCCTTTCCTGAAGTATTTCGTCGTCAAGCGGCTGCGGGGGGAGAATTTATTTTAAGTTCTTCTAATGATGCCCATTATAGTGCCGCTATGCCATTCCAACACCATGCCCAGGATATCATGCGGGCGATTGAGACAGATAGATGGTCTGCTAGGGCAACCAACACTGGATATTCAGCTTTTGTGAGTCCCCACGGCAAAACTCTCTGGATTTCTGGCTATAACACCTACGCAACCCATGCAGCCACTATCTATAAACGCCAGACTAAAACTTTATATGTGCGCTGGGGCGATTGGTTGACACCTTTGTTGTTAGGGTTGGGAATTATATCTAAATTACTCAACACTCAGCTGAGACGATAA
- a CDS encoding RNA methyltransferase has translation MLTSLQNPLVKQIRKLQSTKERHKQQLFLLEGTHLLAEACAVNYPLEVVCCTQEWQANHSQLWELACSLCDRSEVVSPEVLSAIATTVQPDGVIATAKRQQQQNLVPYTGIVLALETIQDPGNLGTMIRTAAAAGASGLWLSQDSVDLDNPKVLRASAGQWFRLATAVSADLKTTVQNCQQAGMQVIATLPTAKLTYWEVDWRKPSLILLGNEGAGLSPDLVAMADQQVNIPLSPGVESLNVAIAAALMLYEAQRQNRD, from the coding sequence ATGTTAACGAGTTTACAAAATCCTTTAGTTAAGCAAATCCGCAAGCTGCAATCTACGAAAGAACGGCATAAGCAGCAGTTGTTTTTGCTGGAAGGTACGCATTTGTTGGCAGAAGCTTGTGCGGTGAATTATCCGTTAGAGGTGGTGTGTTGTACGCAGGAATGGCAAGCAAATCACAGCCAATTGTGGGAGTTAGCTTGTAGTTTGTGCGATCGCAGTGAAGTTGTCAGTCCAGAAGTGTTAAGTGCGATCGCTACTACTGTACAACCAGATGGGGTCATAGCTACAGCCAAACGCCAGCAACAGCAAAATCTAGTTCCCTACACAGGGATTGTTTTAGCTTTGGAAACTATCCAAGACCCTGGTAACTTAGGGACAATGATTCGGACGGCGGCAGCTGCTGGTGCGTCGGGTTTATGGTTGAGTCAAGATAGTGTAGATTTGGATAACCCGAAAGTGTTGCGTGCTTCGGCGGGACAGTGGTTTCGTCTGGCGACGGCGGTAAGTGCAGATTTAAAAACCACAGTCCAGAATTGTCAGCAAGCGGGAATGCAGGTAATAGCCACCTTACCCACCGCGAAATTAACTTACTGGGAAGTAGACTGGCGAAAACCCAGTTTGATTTTATTGGGAAACGAAGGTGCGGGTTTGTCCCCTGATTTAGTCGCAATGGCAGATCAACAAGTCAATATACCCCTGAGTCCAGGAGTAGAATCATTAAATGTAGCGATCGCCGCCGCTTTAATGTTATACGAAGCGCAAAGACAAAACAGAGATTAG
- a CDS encoding diflavin flavoprotein, translating to MNDSKPRDVQILPIATNTKVLRARSQSRLRFEIEYALERGTTSNCYIIAADKTALFDPPGETFTTIYLEALQQTVNLKKIDYVILGHFSPNRVATLKALLEVAPQITFVCSLPGAANLRAAFPDNSLNILVMRGKETLDLGQGHVLKFLPIPSPRWPEGLCTYDQKTQILYTDKLFGVHICGDEVFDDNWESFKEDQRYYYNCLMAPHAVHVEAALEKISDLQVRMYAVGHGPLVRSSLMALTQAYADWSLAQKDREVTVALLYASAYGNTATLAQAIALGVTKGGAAVKSVNCEFATPEEIQSALEQADGFLIGSPTIGGHAPTPINTALGIVLKVGDNNKLAGVFGSYGWSGEALDMIECKLRDAGYRFGVETLKVKFKPDDVTLKYCEEVGTDFAQTLKKAKKVRLPQQAATPVEQAVGRIVGSVCIITAKHGEVSTAMLGSWVSQATFNPPGLTVAIAKERAIESLMYPGGKFALNILPEGNHLEYMKHFRKNFKPGEDRFQNFTTTEAENGCIVITDALAYVECSVEQRMECGDHWVVYATVENGKLLKPDEVTAINHRKTGTHY from the coding sequence ATGAACGATTCCAAACCCCGTGACGTACAAATTCTGCCGATTGCGACAAATACCAAAGTGCTGAGAGCGCGTAGTCAGTCACGTTTGCGGTTTGAAATTGAATACGCCTTAGAAAGAGGTACTACTTCTAACTGCTACATCATCGCAGCTGATAAAACTGCTCTTTTTGACCCCCCAGGTGAAACCTTTACAACAATTTATCTGGAAGCATTGCAGCAGACCGTCAATTTGAAAAAAATAGATTACGTGATTTTGGGTCACTTTAGCCCCAATCGTGTAGCTACTTTAAAGGCACTGCTAGAAGTCGCACCGCAAATTACCTTTGTTTGTTCTCTTCCCGGTGCGGCGAATTTACGGGCGGCTTTTCCTGATAACAGCTTAAATATTTTAGTGATGCGGGGGAAAGAAACCTTAGATTTGGGTCAAGGTCATGTCTTAAAATTCTTACCAATTCCTAGCCCGCGTTGGCCGGAAGGTCTTTGTACCTACGACCAAAAAACCCAGATTCTCTACACAGATAAGCTATTTGGGGTGCATATCTGCGGTGATGAAGTATTTGATGACAATTGGGAGTCCTTTAAGGAAGACCAGCGTTACTACTACAACTGCTTGATGGCTCCCCATGCTGTTCATGTGGAAGCAGCATTGGAAAAAATCTCTGATTTACAAGTGAGAATGTATGCTGTCGGTCATGGGCCTTTGGTACGTAGTAGTTTAATGGCCTTGACCCAAGCCTATGCTGATTGGAGTTTGGCGCAAAAAGACAGAGAGGTGACTGTAGCTTTACTTTATGCTTCAGCTTACGGTAACACTGCGACTTTAGCACAGGCGATCGCTCTGGGAGTAACTAAAGGTGGTGCGGCGGTCAAATCTGTTAACTGTGAATTCGCCACACCAGAAGAAATTCAATCCGCTTTAGAACAAGCCGATGGTTTTCTCATCGGTTCTCCCACCATCGGTGGTCATGCACCTACACCCATTAACACTGCTTTGGGGATTGTCCTCAAGGTGGGTGATAACAACAAACTAGCTGGGGTCTTCGGTTCCTATGGCTGGAGTGGTGAAGCCTTAGACATGATTGAATGCAAACTTCGGGATGCAGGATACCGTTTTGGTGTAGAAACACTCAAGGTGAAATTTAAGCCTGATGATGTCACTTTAAAGTATTGTGAAGAAGTTGGTACAGATTTTGCTCAAACATTAAAGAAAGCTAAAAAAGTCCGACTACCCCAACAAGCCGCTACACCTGTAGAACAAGCCGTAGGTAGAATTGTTGGTTCTGTATGTATTATTACGGCAAAACACGGTGAAGTTTCCACAGCCATGTTAGGTTCTTGGGTATCACAAGCTACTTTTAATCCTCCTGGTTTGACAGTAGCGATCGCCAAAGAAAGAGCTATAGAATCTCTCATGTATCCTGGTGGTAAATTTGCCCTGAATATCCTACCAGAAGGCAATCATCTGGAATATATGAAGCATTTTCGCAAGAATTTCAAACCTGGCGAAGACCGCTTCCAAAACTTTACAACTACGGAAGCAGAAAACGGTTGCATTGTCATAACTGATGCTCTTGCATATGTGGAATGCTCGGTTGAGCAACGCATGGAATGTGGTGATCACTGGGTAGTATATGCAACTGTAGAAAACGGTAAATTACTTAAGCCAGATGAGGTCACAGCCATCAATCATCGGAAAACAGGTACTCACTACTAA
- a CDS encoding lectin ESA-2, producing MTAQTLSPKTSKGYNNLYQVKNQWGGSSAPWNDGGIWVIGCRSGQNVVAIDVTSNDNGNTLTGTMTYKGEGPIGFKATRTQSNTYAVQNQWGGSSAPWNDGGVWVIGCRTNQNVVAIKVQSNDGGQTLTGTMTYAGEGPIGFTSSQIDGGVYNVGNQWGGSSAPWNDGGKWVIGCRANQGVVAINAQSNDGGKTLNGTMTYAGEGPIGFKAALTQSNTYAVQNQWGGSSAPWNPGGTWLLGCRADQRVVAIDVKSSDNGNTLNGTMTYAGEGPIGFKGTLV from the coding sequence ATGACCGCACAAACACTATCCCCAAAAACTAGCAAAGGTTATAACAACCTCTATCAAGTTAAAAACCAGTGGGGTGGTTCTTCTGCGCCTTGGAATGATGGTGGAATCTGGGTTATAGGTTGTCGCTCAGGTCAAAACGTAGTTGCGATTGATGTCACCTCCAACGACAATGGCAACACCCTGACAGGAACTATGACCTATAAAGGTGAAGGGCCTATTGGTTTTAAAGCCACTCGTACTCAAAGCAATACCTATGCAGTACAAAACCAGTGGGGTGGCTCTTCTGCACCTTGGAATGATGGTGGAGTGTGGGTAATCGGTTGTCGCACCAATCAGAATGTTGTCGCCATTAAGGTTCAATCCAACGATGGCGGCCAGACCCTAACCGGAACTATGACCTACGCCGGTGAAGGCCCTATTGGCTTTACCAGCAGTCAGATTGATGGTGGTGTTTATAATGTAGGCAATCAATGGGGTGGTTCTTCTGCTCCCTGGAACGACGGCGGAAAATGGGTAATTGGTTGTCGTGCTAATCAGGGTGTAGTAGCGATTAACGCTCAATCTAACGATGGCGGTAAAACCCTCAACGGAACTATGACCTATGCAGGCGAAGGCCCCATCGGCTTCAAAGCTGCTCTCACACAAAGCAACACCTACGCAGTCCAAAACCAATGGGGTGGCTCATCTGCTCCTTGGAACCCTGGTGGTACTTGGTTACTGGGTTGTCGTGCTGATCAAAGAGTTGTTGCTATTGATGTTAAATCCTCAGATAACGGCAACACCCTCAATGGAACTATGACTTATGCAGGTGAAGGCCCCATCGGCTTCAAAGGCACACTAGTTTAA